In Micromonospora inyonensis, the genomic window GTCGCCTGCTGCGACGCCCAGGGCCGGGTCACCGTGAACGGCGCCGCGCTCGACGAGTCGTACGTGCTCCGCGACTCCCCGCTGGACCTGCCGCCCGACGCCCGGGAGTGCCGGTCCCGCCGGTTCGACGAGGTGGTCGTCCCACCCGGACAGATCTTCGTGTTGGGCGACCACCGGATGGTCTCGCAGGACGCCCGCTGCCAGGGGCCGGTGCCGATCGAGAACGTGGTGGGCCGGGCGTTCCTGGTCGTCTGGCCGTCCTCCCGCTGGTCGTCGCTGCCGGTGCCGGAGACGTTCGCCGAGGTCGACGCCGTGGTGGCCGCGCCCGCGCCAGCCGCGCCGGCCCCGGTGCCCCAGGTGGTGCCGCTCGCCCCGCTGGTCGGTGCGGGCTGGCTTGTCGCGCGTTCCGGTCGATCGATACGCGCCGGGCGACGTAGGCTCCACTCGTGATTGACGAGCAGACCGACAAGCCCCGCAATTCCTTCTGGAAGGAGTTGCCGGTCCTCCTGGGCGTGGCGATCCTGGTCGCGGTGCTGGTGCGCGCCTTCGTGTTGCAGACCTTCTTCATCCCCTCGCCGTCGATGGAGAACACTCTCCAGATCGACGACCGGGTGCTGGTCAACAAGTTGGTCTACGACTTCCGCTCCCCGGAACGGGGCGAGGTGATCGTCTTCAAGGCGCCGACC contains:
- the lepB gene encoding signal peptidase I; translated protein: MVQPVDEDGAVDPWRRRSRRPRRQMPLWQELPLLLIVAFCLAVLIRTFLLQAFFIPSGSMEDTLLVGDRVLVNKVVYDVRDPARGEVVVFRGTDRWAPQVDGVPEPGFLAKLGQTLGDLVGVSRPGEKDFIKRVIGIPGDRVACCDAQGRVTVNGAALDESYVLRDSPLDLPPDARECRSRRFDEVVVPPGQIFVLGDHRMVSQDARCQGPVPIENVVGRAFLVVWPSSRWSSLPVPETFAEVDAVVAAPAPAAPAPVPQVVPLAPLVGAGWLVARSGRSIRAGRRRLHS